The window TATCGGCATTTCGGCGGCAGCGTCAGCACCAGCCGCGTGCACCTACTGGTGACCGGTCGCGTCGCACAGGAGGGGACCCCAGTGAGGTCGTAGGGCTGTGGATCCTCCGCAACCCGAGCACACCGTCGGTGACCGTCAACACCCTGCGGCTTGGCTCACGCTCGAGAATCGGAGCAGGTGACTTGAACAGGCGACCGACTGCCGGCGGCCACCAGCGTCCGACACGAATTGACAGCACCCCGGCGGGGACGACGATGAACCGATGTGCAGGGTTGGCCCAGTTGGGCCGCTTACCGCGCTCACGGATCGTCCTTGACTCGTCCACGGCTCCAAGACGTCGCGACACCTCTCCTGTCGCGCTTTCGGCACAGCGGTAGGGTTCTCGTGTCGCGACCTCGGCAGACTGGCTGCGCGGGCTGACACGTCGACTCCTACAGGAGGCGACGTCCCGTGCGCATTGAAGCCCAGACCACGAACACACATCTCTTGCAGCCCACAAACCTTCGGGCTGACGATGAGCCCGTCTCGGCTGTCCACCCTCGGCTGATCCGCCTCGAGGCTCTTGCCGTATCACTGGCGCAGGGGGGTGACGTAACAGCGGTGCTGGGCCTTGGGTCGGCCGGGGTCGAGCATGCTCGCTTTGACGATCACTCTGACATTGATTTTTTCGTTGTCGTCGTCGATCTCGCCGCCAAGGCGCGCTTCCTGTCCAGTTTCGCCTGGCTCGCGTCGATGGGCACAGTCGTCTACAGCTTCGTCAACGACTCCAACGGCCGCAAAGCCCTGTACAGCGACGGCTTGTTCGTCGAGTTCGCCGTCTTCACCGCCGAGGAGCTGGCCGACATCCCGTTCGCGGGAGCTCGGGTGGTGTGGCGGCGACCCGGGGTCGATGTCGACCTGTCGGGGGCCGGCGTGCCATCGGCCGGCGTCCTGGACACCGTGGAATTCCATCTCAACGAGGCTCTGACGAACCTCTTCGTCGGGTTGCACCGTGACCTTCGGGGCGAGACTTTGACCGCTTTCCGCTTCATCCAGGTGTTCGCCGTTGATCGGGTCCTTGCCCTCGCCCGGCTGACCAGACCCGCCCACTTGAGTCTGGATCGGTTCGACGCGACCCGCCGAGTGGAGGCAGCCCACCCTGACCTGATTCCGCCGCTGCGTCGGATGCTGGCCGGCTACGACGACAACCGCGCCGCCGCTCGGGCGGTCCTTGATTGGCTCACACACAATTTTCCGGCTGACCCGGCGATCACAGAGCCAGTCGAGGCGCTCATCGCCCGCGCCGCTGCCGCGGCGCGGTGACCCGCCGCTTCCTTGCCGGGGCTCAGGGCAGCTGCCACCAGCTGAACCGGGGACCGGCGCCGGGAAGTAGCAGTGCAGCACCGTCAGCCACCAGATCGGCTGTGCCGGTAAGGCCGGTGAGGTGGCTGCCGAAGTAGGCGGCCGGCAGCATCAGCGGGTCGGTTGCAGCTCGTGTCGCGTGAACCAGAACCGATCCGTCCTGGGTTTCGCGGAGGAACGTCAGGGCGTCGTCGGTGATGCTGACCCAGCGCAATCCCCCGGTGCGCAGCGCCTGATGCGATTGCCGTTGCGTGATCTTGGTCGTCACTGACTCGAGAACATCTCTGTTCCAGAGGTTGTCGTGATTCCACGGGAACGGTCGGCGGCCGTCTTCGCCGTTGGTGCCGTGTTGGCCGATCTCGTCGCCGGCGTAGATCATCGGGATGCCGGGCATGGCAGCGAGCAGACCAAAGGCGACGTGGAGGGTGTCCTCGTCGTCGTCGAGTGTGTCTGCGATGCGGGCGGTGTCGTGTGATCCGACGAGGTTGAGGGCGGTGGCGGTGGCCCGCCACGGCACCGCGGCGGCGAAGTCGCGCATGGTGGCCGCGACGGCAGTGCCCGGGAGGCGCGGGATGACGGTGAACGGGCCGGGGGTGAACTCTACCGGCGCCTCAGGGGTGAGCCATTGCCAGAGCGGCCGGGTGAACGCGGCGTAGTTCATCACGCCGTGCCAGCCGTCGCCGAGGAGGTCAGCGGACGCGTCGTGGCTGTGTTCGGCGATCAACAGGGCGTCGGGGTGCGCGGTGGCCATGGTGTGGCGCACGGTGGTGGCGACCTTGTGGTTGAGATCGACGGTGCCGTGCCGGCCGGTCATGTTGGCGACGTCGATGCGCCACCCGTCCAGGCCGGTGGGTGCGGTGAGCCAGCGGGCGACGACTGAGTCGGGTCCTTCGTAGAGGCGGCGGCGGAGTTCGGGGTTGCGGTGGTCGAATTTCGGCAGCGACGGGTAGTCGAACCATGCCACGTAATCGGTGGGGTGGGTGTGAAACAGGAAGAAGCCGGCCTCTTCGGAGGTTTCGTCGGTGATGGCGGTGCGGAACCATTCGTGGGCGTCGCCGCAGTGGTTGGTGGTGATGTCGCCCATGACGCGCATTCCGCGGGCATGGGCAGCGGCGGTGAGGCGGGCGAGTGCTTCGTCGCCACCCAGGACCGGATCGACCTGGTCGAAGCTGGACGCGTCGTAGCGGTGGTTGGACTGTGCCGGAAAGACCGGCGTGAGGTAGACGGTATTCGCACCGAGCGCCTGGATGTGGTCCAGGTGTTCGGTGATGCCGTCAAGGTCGCCGCCGTACAACTGGTACGGCGTCTCCGGGCCTCGCCCGACCACCGGGTCGTCCCAGTGTTGCGGGATAGCCCAGCGCGGGGTGTCCCGGGTGTCGGCACGGGCGGATCGGGCGAACCGGTCGGGGAACACCTGGTAGAGGATGGCGTCCTCGGCCCAGGCAGGCGGCCGCGGGTGGGTGGTGAGCCGGAAGTCGGCGGCATCGGTGACGTCGCGGTCGTGGACGCCGGTGCCGTTGAGCCACCGGTAGCCGGCGGGGCCACTCTGCAGCAGCCACCGGTAGTTGACCACCGGGTTGTACATAGTGACCACACCGCGATACCAGCGGTCGCAGGTGTCCTCCCGGTCCAGCTCCCCCGCGTTCAGCGACTGCTCGCCGTCGATGTAGGTGCGCAGCAGCACCGCAGTCACCGGTGTTGCGCGCGGCACCCGCAAGTAGACGTCCACGCGGTCCCCCAGCGCCGGGTAGGGGTTGGACACGTACAGGGCTGATCCGTCGTGGTGCGGATGGTGCCACAGCCATTTATCCACTCGGGGGCCGTTCACTGGGTGAGCACCCGCCAACCCCATGGCTCGAACTTCATCGTGGTGTCGTCGCGGTCGATGACGGCGGTGGTCCCGGTGTGGAAGTCGGTGTAGCCGCCGTGGGCCAGTGCGCTGGTCAGGGTGACCTCGACGGGCTGGTCGGTGAGGTTGAAAAGCGCCAGTACTTTGCTGTCGCCGTTCTGCCGGACGAAGGCGAACACCCGTTTGGGGTGGTCGGTGGTGACTTCGATCATCCGCGCCCCCCATGGTGCGTTGTCCAGCGCGGAGTGGCTGCGCCGCAGTGCGAACAGGCGGCGGTAGAAGTCGGCGAATCGGTGGTCCTGCCAGATGATCGGGTCCTTTTCGAAGAACTCGAGCCGTCGGTCGTTGCCGGCCTCCTGCCCGTTGTAGATGAGTGGCATGCCTTCGCCGACGACGGACAGTACGACGGCGGCGTCCAGGGCGTCACCGAACTGCTCGTATTCGGTGCCCTCCCAGGAGTTCTTGTCGTGGTTGCTGACGAAGGTCATCCGCATGGCGTCGGGGGGCCAGGCCTTCTCGTTCCACGAGTAGTAGATGTGCAGCGCCTCGGCGTCGGCCTTGCCGGTGGCGATGTGGTGCATCGTCTCGTTCCAGCTCCAGCCGTAGGTCATGTCGAACGCGGCGGCGTGCAGGTCGCGGGACTCCCATTCGGCGAGCATGAACACCGGCTTGATCGCGTCGAGTTCGGCGCGGGCCTGGTTCCAGAAGTCGGTGGGCACGAAACCGGCCACGTCGCAACGGAAACCGTCGATGTCGAACTCGGTCACCCACCACTTCAACGTTTCGGTCATGTACCGGCGGACCTCTGGGTTGTCGTAGTCGAGATCGATGATGTCCTCCCAGTCCCACCAGGGGGTGGGCCGGAAGTTGCCCTGCCAGTCCCGGACGTACCAGTCCGGGTGGGCGACGGTGAGGTTGCAGTCCCACGCGGTGTGGTTGGCCACCCAGTCGGTGATGACCCGCAGTCCTAGCTCGTGGGCGGCGGCGACGAAAGCTTTGAGGTCGTCGGCGGTTCCGAGGTCGGGGTTGATGCTGTAGTAGTCCTGGACGGCGTACGGGGAGCCGAGGGTGCCTTTACGGTTGAGCTGCCCGATCTGGTGCACCGGCATCAGCCAGACGATGGTGATGCCGAGGTTCTGCAGTCGTGGAAGGTGAGCGATCGCGGCGGTGAAGGTGCCTTCCTCGGTGAACTGTCGCGTGTTGATCTGGTAGATCGTGGCGTCCCGGGACCACTCGGGGTGCTTCAAGCGGACGTCAGGTCGGGGGGCGTACGGGTGCGGCGTTGTCATGGCGGGCCTTCCAGGGTGCGAACAGACAGACAGGGTCGCAGCCGCGGTCAGCGGTCCGGGGTGTCGAACCGGCTGGGCTGGGTCTGCCCGAAGCCGAATCCGGTGCCCTGACTCAGCGGCGGGGCGAGGTAGTCCTTGTCGGGGGTGTGCTGGGCGGCCTGGATGGTGCGGACGAGACCGCCGATGCGGGTGCGGGTGAGGTCGTCGAGGTCCGTGACCGTGGCTTCGGCGTTGCGGAGCTGGGTGATCAGGTCGGTGCGCTGCTCGTGGGTCGTGGTCTGCCACTTCGCCTCGACGTCGGCGATGAGTGCGTGGATGTCCTTCATCAGGTGGTCCTCTCGGCGTAAATGTGTGAGCGTGTACGAACGGGGTCAGCCGAGCTGCCAGATGCCGACGCCGGGGCCGTCGCCGGGCACGAGGACCGCACCGCCGGCGACGGTGAGCTCAGCTTCGCCGTAGAGCCTTCCGGCCTCACCTGTCGGTGCAAGTGCACCCGGGAGCAGCGCCCCGGACCACGGTGCGCGCGCGACCACGACCAGCACGCGTTCGTCGGGGGTTTCTCTGAGGTAACCGAGGGCGTCGTCGGTCTGGAGGACCCAACGCAGCCCGCCGCGGCGCAGCGCCGGGTGGGCGTGGCGGACGGCGATGAGGTCGCGGTACACCGCGAGGGTGGCGTGGTCCCAGGCGTCGGGCCGGCCCCAGGGCATGGTGCGTCGCGCGTCCTCACCGTTGGTCCCCTCGAGGCCGATCTCGTCGCCGGCGAAGACCATGGGGGTGCCGAGGTAGGTGAACAGCAGCCCGGCGGCGACCCGCACCATTTCGGGGGTGCCGGCGACGGTGCGGATCCGGGCGGTGTCGTGGGAGCTGGTCAGGTTCCAGTGCCGGCCGGCGACCTTCCACGGCACGGCGGCTGCGAACTCGCGCATGCTGGCGGCGGTGGCGGGGCCGCCGCGGCGGGCGGTCCGGTACGGGTTGCCCTGCAGGGACGCCTCGTAGTCGCTTGATTGCAGCCATGACCATACCGGTCGGCCGAACCCGGCGTAGTTCATCGAGCCCTGCCAGCCGTCACCGGTGAGGTCGGCGGTGAAGTCGTTGGTGTACTCGGCGAGCAGCACCGATTCCGGGCGGACGTGGTCGAGGGTGCGGCGGATCAGGGTGGCGATGTCGTTGCCGTGGTCGTGTTCGCCGTGCCGGCCGGTCATGTTGGCCACGTCGATACGCCAGCCGTCGAGGTCGTACGGGGGCCGCAGCCAGCGGGAGACGACGGAGTCCCCGACGCCGAACATGCGGTTTCGGAGCTCCTGGGATCCGAGGTCGAATTTCGGGAGGCTCGGAACACCGAGCCAGCTGATGTAATCGCCGGCGGCGTCCATGTAGTAGAACGACCGCTCCGCCGCGTTCGGGTGGTCGAGTGCCGACCGGAACCACGGGTGGTCGTCGCCGGAGTGGTTGGTGGTGAGGTCACCGATGATGCGCAGGCCTTTGTCGTGGCAGGCCTGCGCCAGCCGGGCCAGCGCTGGATCGCCGCCGAGCAGCGGGTCGACTTCGGCGAAGCTCGAGGCGTTGTAGCGATGGTTGGACCGGGCCGGGAAAACGGGCGTCAGGTACAGCGCCGTAACGCCGAGGTCGGTGAGGTGGTCGAGCTTTCCGCGGATGCCGTCCAGGTCGCCGCCGTAGAACTGCAGCGGCGTGTGCGGACCCTGGTGGATGACGGTGTCGTCCCAGCCGGCAGGTTCTGCCCAGTCCGGTAGGTCGCGGTGGGCGCTACTGGCGGCGAACCGGTCGGGGAACACCTGGTAGACCACGGCGTCGCGCGCCCAGTCGGGGCCGGGATCGTAGGTGGTGAGCCGGAAGTCGTGGGCGTCGGGGATGTCGCGGTGGTGCTCGCCGGAGCCGTTGAGCCAGGAGTATCCCAGGGCGCCGCGGTCGAGCTGGACGCGGTAGCGGGTCATCGGGTTGTGGACCTCGACGTCGGCGGTGAACCACTGGTCGCCGTCGCTGGTGCCGTCGGGGGTGGCGTCGACGAAGGTCGGTTCGGCGTCGCGGATGACTCGGATCCGGACGGTGTCCACGCCGGTTCCGGCCGGTACCCGTACTCGCACCGGGACGTGGTCGCCGCGGCGGGGGGTCTCGTCAGCGACGAACAGAGCGGACCCGTCGTGGTGGGGTCCGAGTGCGATCTGGGGTGCGGCGCCGGATTCGGCGGCGGGGGCAACGGGTGGCATGCGGGCAGCCCTTCCAGGGCACGAGGTGAGCGGGAGACGCGGTGAGGGCGTGGGGCATCCGGCCGTGGATGGCCCCACCCACGGCCGGACACCGGTCCTCCTGTCGCCGGTGTCCCGTGATGAGCCGGGACACCGGCAGCGGATCAGTCAGTGGTTGATGGCGTTGCTGGTGGTGGCGTCGAAGAAGTGCAGCCGCTCGGTGTCCACGACGACCTTGATCTCGTCCCGGGGGCGGACCCGGGAGCGGGGCGCGAACGAGGCGACCCACTTGGTGCGGTCGCCTCCGATGGAGGCGACGTCGGCCTCACCCGACTCCTCGGCAAGCAGCTTGGTGTCCTCGGTGACGACCTTGGTGATGTCGGTCTCGAAGTGGACGACGATCTCCGAGCCGAGTGCCTCGGTGAGAACGACGTGTGCGTCGAGGGTTTCGGTGGCGCCCTTGCGAATGGAGGCGTCCTCCATGTCCTCGCTGCGGAGGCCGACGATGACCTCGTTGCCGACGTGGTTCTTCAGGGCCGGCTTTTCCGCGATCAGTTCCGGTGCGAGGGTGAGGGTGGAGCTGCCGAGGGTGACGGTGTAGTCGTCGCCGTCGCGGCCGATGCGACCCATGCCCATGTTCATCGGCGGTGAGCCGATGAAGCCGGCGACGAAGACGTTGGCGGGGTTGTCGTACAGGAACTGGGGTGCGCCGACCTGCATCAGCAGGCCGGCTTTGAGCACGACCACCCGGTCTCCCATCGTCATGGCCTCGACCTGGTCGTGGGTGACGTAGAGAGTTGTGACGTTGAGATCCTGTTGGACCTGGCCGATCTCGGCGCGCATCTGGACGCGGAGCTTGGCGTCGAGGTTGGACAGCGGCTCGTCCATCAGGAAGACCTGTGGTTCGCGGACGATGGCGCGTCCCATGGCGACCCGCTGTCGCTGACCGCCGGAGAGCTGCTTGGGTTTGCGGTCGAGCAGCGGGGTGAGCTCGAGCATGTCGGCGGCGTTCTTGACCCGGCGCTGGATCTCCGACTTTTCCATCTTGCGGATCCGCAGGCCGTAGCCGATGTTGTCGCCGACCGTCATGTGCGGGTAGAGCGCGTAGGACTGGAACACCATGGCGATGTCGCGGTCCTTGGGAGACAGGGTGTTCACCACCCGGTCGCCGATCTTGAGCGTTCCGGTGCTGATGTCCTCGAGGCCGGCGACCATCCGGAGTGCGGTGGACTTGCCGCAGCCGGACGGTCCGACGAGCACGATGAACTCGCCGTCGGCGATGTCGATGCTGAGGTCCTGGACGGCGTGGAAGCCGTTCTCGTAGGTTTTGTTGATCCGGTCGAGGGTCACGGGGGCCATCTAGAGTTCCTTACCTGCAGTGAGTGTCATGAGCGGGGCTGCCGTCGTCGTCGACGGTCGAGGTGCGGTCATCCCTTGACCGCGCCGGCGGTCAGGCCACCGACGATGTACTTCTGCAGGTACTGGAACAGCAGCACGATCGGGATCGCGGTGATGATCGCGCCGGCGGCGAACATCCCGAAGTTGGCGTTGCGTTCGTTGGCGACCATCCCGTAAAGGCCCACGGCGACGGTCTTCTGGGTCGGCTCGGTGAGGAAGATGCTGGCGATGAGGAATTCGCTGATTGAGCCGATGAACGCCAGCAGCCCGGTGATCGCGATGATCGGGGTGATCAGCGGGAAGATGATCCCGAAGAAGATCTGCACGTGGGTGGCACCGTCGACGGTGGCCGATTCGTCGAGATCCTTCGGGACCGTGTCCAGGAAACCTTTGATCAGCCAGGTGGTGCCGCCCAACGCGCCGCCGAGACCCAGGATGATCAGCGACCAGGGGGTGTTGAACCCGATCACGGGGTACAGATCGGTGATCGTGGCGAAGATCAGGTACAGCGACACCAGGGCCAGGAACACCGGGAACATCTGGATCATCAGCACCGCCAGCAGCCCGGCGCGGCGGCCCTTGAACCGGAAGCGGGAGAACGCGAACGCCGCGCACGTCGAGACGAAGATCGACGCGACGGTGGAGGACACGCCGATGATGAGTGAATTGAGAAGCCAACGCCAGTAGTCGGTTTCGTTGAACAACCGGTTGAAGTTGTTGAAGCTGGCGCCGGTCGGGATCAGCGTGGACGCGGCCAGCGTGCCGAGCGGGTTCAGTGCCGCGGACACCATGAACAGGATGGGGAATACGGCGAAGAACACTGCGACGAGCGCGACCAGGTGCCGCCAGCCGGAGCGGCGGAACCAGCCGCCCTGGGCGCTGCCGAGCCTGACCGGCTCGTCGAGGTCTGTTGCGGAGAGGGGGCTGCTGCCCGTGATCTGTGACATCAGTTGATCTCCTCGAGCGCCTTGGTCCGCTTGAATCCGATGAACGACACGGCCGCCACGATGATGAAGATCAGGATCGAGATGGCCGCGGCGAGGCCGTACTGGGCGCCCTGACCGCCGAAGGCGAGTCGGTAGGTGTAGCTGATCAGCAGGTCGGTGGCACCGACGGTGGGGTTGTCGGCCGGGAAGGGACCGCCGCCGCTGACGAGGTAGATCGCGCCGAAGTTGTTGAAGTTGAACGCGAACGTTGCGATCAGCAGCGGCGCGACTGCCACCAGGAGCAGCGGGAAGGTGATGGTGCGAAAGGCGTAGAACGGCTTGGCTCCGTCGACGCCGGCGGCTTCGGTGAGGTCGGACGGGATGGCCTGCAGCGCGCCGGTGCATACCAGGAACATGTACGGGTAGCCCATCCAAAGCTGCACGATGAGCACCGCAGCGCGGGCGGCCCAGGGGTTGCCGAACCAGTCGACGTTCAGGCCGAAGAGGTTGTTGATCAGGCCGTAGTCGGTGTTGAACATGTCGCGCCAGAGCAGCAGCATCGCAAACCCGGGCATCGCGTACGGGAGGATCAGGATCGAGCGGTAGACCTTCTTACCTTTGAGCTTGTCGCTGTTCATCACCATCGCCACCGCCAGGCCCAGCGCGAACGTGGTTGCCATGACGAGGATGGCGAACGCGAAGTTCCAGATGATGACCTGGAGGAAGTACTTCGCGATCGAGGGGTTGGTGAACACGTCGACGAAGTTCTTGAATCCGACGTTGACCTGCCAACCCTGCGGCAAGAACGCCCCGGTGGCGTCTTTGAAGTAGCCGTCGGTGCCGTCGGCGGTCCACGTCTCACCGGTGGAGCTGTCGGTGATGGTGTCGCTCGCGGCGTTGTAGGTGCGGGTGGCGCCGCCCTCGAACGCGCTGCTGACGCCTTTGGCGATGATGGCGCCGTCGGCGGTGGGCACGATCAGTGCGGTGATGTCGGTCTGCCGGTCTGCGGCTTGGCCGAGGTTGAGCACGGTGTAGCCCTCGGCGGCGGTGATCTTGCCGGAGTTGTTCTGGGTGACCGCGGCCTTGTCCAGTGGGGTGACGCCGTCGGCGGTGCCGAGGAAGGTGTTGCCGTCCGGGTCGGCGAGTAGGAACACCACGGGGCCGGTGGTGGAGTCGCCTTCGACGCCGATGGACAGGGTGTAGGTGGCGCCGCCTTCCACTTCCTTCACCGAGCTCGCCTGGATGGCGACGATGGCTTCTTCCTTGGTGCCGCGGTGACCGTCACCGAAGTTCGTGAACGCCGTGGTGACCGTGTAGACGATCGGCAAGACCTGGAACACGGCGAGGAACAGGGTGCCCACGACGAGGTACTTGGCCGGGATGAGCTTGGGTGAGAGGTAGATGTAGAACAGCGCCAGTGTAGTGACAACGACGATGGCGACGCCGATCCAGTTCTTCCGCTCGATGAGCGGGAGCATCGAGAAGACCGCGACCGCAGCGACGACGCCGAGCAGCAGGATCTTCACGATGGTGCCGAGCGTGGATCCCCGCTTGGAGGCGACGCTCAAACCTTGTTTCTTGGGCGGCGGGCCACTTCCGTCGGAAGGGGTCATCGTCGTCGATGCGGACTGTTGAGCCACAACGCTCTCCTGTGAACGATGAAGAAGTACAAGGGGGCCGTGCGGGTCGAGCCGGCCGGATACGGGTCCGGCCGGCTCGACGGCGAAGCGCGTCAGCCGATGGCGGCTTGGATTGCCTGCGCGGCGGCTTCGGTGGTCGTCGCCGGGTCGGCGCCGCCGATCACGGCTGCCTGGGCCTTGCCGAACGGATCCCACACCGACGCCATCTCAGGGATGGCGGGCAGGATGTCGCCGTTCTTGCCTGCTTCAGCAACGTCAGCGAGCACCGGGTCGGCTGCGACCTCCTTGTCGTACACCGAGGTCAACGCAGGCTGCCGGGGGCTGAGCTGGTACAGCGCCTCGGACACCTCGTCAGAGGCGAAGTAGTTCAGCGCGAACTCTTCGGCGACGGTCTTGT is drawn from Nakamurella deserti and contains these coding sequences:
- a CDS encoding glycoside hydrolase family 13 protein, which encodes MDTVRIRVIRDAEPTFVDATPDGTSDGDQWFTADVEVHNPMTRYRVQLDRGALGYSWLNGSGEHHRDIPDAHDFRLTTYDPGPDWARDAVVYQVFPDRFAASSAHRDLPDWAEPAGWDDTVIHQGPHTPLQFYGGDLDGIRGKLDHLTDLGVTALYLTPVFPARSNHRYNASSFAEVDPLLGGDPALARLAQACHDKGLRIIGDLTTNHSGDDHPWFRSALDHPNAAERSFYYMDAAGDYISWLGVPSLPKFDLGSQELRNRMFGVGDSVVSRWLRPPYDLDGWRIDVANMTGRHGEHDHGNDIATLIRRTLDHVRPESVLLAEYTNDFTADLTGDGWQGSMNYAGFGRPVWSWLQSSDYEASLQGNPYRTARRGGPATAASMREFAAAVPWKVAGRHWNLTSSHDTARIRTVAGTPEMVRVAAGLLFTYLGTPMVFAGDEIGLEGTNGEDARRTMPWGRPDAWDHATLAVYRDLIAVRHAHPALRRGGLRWVLQTDDALGYLRETPDERVLVVVARAPWSGALLPGALAPTGEAGRLYGEAELTVAGGAVLVPGDGPGVGIWQLG
- a CDS encoding glycoside hydrolase family 13 protein, which gives rise to MNGPRVDKWLWHHPHHDGSALYVSNPYPALGDRVDVYLRVPRATPVTAVLLRTYIDGEQSLNAGELDREDTCDRWYRGVVTMYNPVVNYRWLLQSGPAGYRWLNGTGVHDRDVTDAADFRLTTHPRPPAWAEDAILYQVFPDRFARSARADTRDTPRWAIPQHWDDPVVGRGPETPYQLYGGDLDGITEHLDHIQALGANTVYLTPVFPAQSNHRYDASSFDQVDPVLGGDEALARLTAAAHARGMRVMGDITTNHCGDAHEWFRTAITDETSEEAGFFLFHTHPTDYVAWFDYPSLPKFDHRNPELRRRLYEGPDSVVARWLTAPTGLDGWRIDVANMTGRHGTVDLNHKVATTVRHTMATAHPDALLIAEHSHDASADLLGDGWHGVMNYAAFTRPLWQWLTPEAPVEFTPGPFTVIPRLPGTAVAATMRDFAAAVPWRATATALNLVGSHDTARIADTLDDDEDTLHVAFGLLAAMPGIPMIYAGDEIGQHGTNGEDGRRPFPWNHDNLWNRDVLESVTTKITQRQSHQALRTGGLRWVSITDDALTFLRETQDGSVLVHATRAATDPLMLPAAYFGSHLTGLTGTADLVADGAALLLPGAGPRFSWWQLP
- a CDS encoding ABC transporter permease subunit; this translates as MSVASKRGSTLGTIVKILLLGVVAAVAVFSMLPLIERKNWIGVAIVVVTTLALFYIYLSPKLIPAKYLVVGTLFLAVFQVLPIVYTVTTAFTNFGDGHRGTKEEAIVAIQASSVKEVEGGATYTLSIGVEGDSTTGPVVFLLADPDGNTFLGTADGVTPLDKAAVTQNNSGKITAAEGYTVLNLGQAADRQTDITALIVPTADGAIIAKGVSSAFEGGATRTYNAASDTITDSSTGETWTADGTDGYFKDATGAFLPQGWQVNVGFKNFVDVFTNPSIAKYFLQVIIWNFAFAILVMATTFALGLAVAMVMNSDKLKGKKVYRSILILPYAMPGFAMLLLWRDMFNTDYGLINNLFGLNVDWFGNPWAARAAVLIVQLWMGYPYMFLVCTGALQAIPSDLTEAAGVDGAKPFYAFRTITFPLLLVAVAPLLIATFAFNFNNFGAIYLVSGGGPFPADNPTVGATDLLISYTYRLAFGGQGAQYGLAAAISILIFIIVAAVSFIGFKRTKALEEIN
- a CDS encoding ABC transporter ATP-binding protein produces the protein MAPVTLDRINKTYENGFHAVQDLSIDIADGEFIVLVGPSGCGKSTALRMVAGLEDISTGTLKIGDRVVNTLSPKDRDIAMVFQSYALYPHMTVGDNIGYGLRIRKMEKSEIQRRVKNAADMLELTPLLDRKPKQLSGGQRQRVAMGRAIVREPQVFLMDEPLSNLDAKLRVQMRAEIGQVQQDLNVTTLYVTHDQVEAMTMGDRVVVLKAGLLMQVGAPQFLYDNPANVFVAGFIGSPPMNMGMGRIGRDGDDYTVTLGSSTLTLAPELIAEKPALKNHVGNEVIVGLRSEDMEDASIRKGATETLDAHVVLTEALGSEIVVHFETDITKVVTEDTKLLAEESGEADVASIGGDRTKWVASFAPRSRVRPRDEIKVVVDTERLHFFDATTSNAINH
- a CDS encoding sugar ABC transporter permease, producing the protein MSQITGSSPLSATDLDEPVRLGSAQGGWFRRSGWRHLVALVAVFFAVFPILFMVSAALNPLGTLAASTLIPTGASFNNFNRLFNETDYWRWLLNSLIIGVSSTVASIFVSTCAAFAFSRFRFKGRRAGLLAVLMIQMFPVFLALVSLYLIFATITDLYPVIGFNTPWSLIILGLGGALGGTTWLIKGFLDTVPKDLDESATVDGATHVQIFFGIIFPLITPIIAITGLLAFIGSISEFLIASIFLTEPTQKTVAVGLYGMVANERNANFGMFAAGAIITAIPIVLLFQYLQKYIVGGLTAGAVKG
- a CDS encoding alpha-amylase family glycosyl hydrolase, giving the protein MTTPHPYAPRPDVRLKHPEWSRDATIYQINTRQFTEEGTFTAAIAHLPRLQNLGITIVWLMPVHQIGQLNRKGTLGSPYAVQDYYSINPDLGTADDLKAFVAAAHELGLRVITDWVANHTAWDCNLTVAHPDWYVRDWQGNFRPTPWWDWEDIIDLDYDNPEVRRYMTETLKWWVTEFDIDGFRCDVAGFVPTDFWNQARAELDAIKPVFMLAEWESRDLHAAAFDMTYGWSWNETMHHIATGKADAEALHIYYSWNEKAWPPDAMRMTFVSNHDKNSWEGTEYEQFGDALDAAVVLSVVGEGMPLIYNGQEAGNDRRLEFFEKDPIIWQDHRFADFYRRLFALRRSHSALDNAPWGARMIEVTTDHPKRVFAFVRQNGDSKVLALFNLTDQPVEVTLTSALAHGGYTDFHTGTTAVIDRDDTTMKFEPWGWRVLTQ